The DNA sequence TTCTAAAAATAGAATTTTGTTTTTTGCGTTTATTTGCCAAGCAGTTCCTATACTGTTTTCGACTAAAGTCATATTACCACCGATGATTTTAGACTCTAATTTGCCATTTTTTAGTCTAACTCCATTATTTATCATCTTTAAGTTGTCAAATCTGATAGAGTTGCATTGCTTAAGAATTAACTCTTTCAATTTCTCAACAGAACTTTCAGCAACGGAGTTATTTACTATCATTTCTAACATGGTGCCGTGAAGAGTTTGCCAATCATATTTAATTTGCAGATAAATATGTAAAGCAGTGATATCACTATAGCCTATAAGAATTTTTTTGTTTTGAGCAATTCTTTCTTTTTTATCATTGGGCAGCTTTTCTAGGTAAGGAATCAGCCGAGAAGCCCCTTCTCCTCCTCTGATACACCAAATTATTTTGCTATCATCAGTGAGCGCATTAACCAAATCATTCGCTCTAAACTCATCAGAGTTAGAATAAAATGGATTGTCATTACTGTATATTTTCTCCGAAATGTGAGGATTAAAATCCAAAGTTTTTACGTATTCTCTTATAGTAGGCAGATCTGATTCTTTTCCTTTCGAAGAAGGAGCAATAATATCAACTTGATTTGCAGGATTAGTGAGTAAAAGGCATAGAAAATAAAGAATAAAGGAATACATTAAAATATCTTATGAAACTCTTGCTTTAATATATCATCTAATTCGCAAAGAGAAACTTTTACTCCTAGTTTTTCCATTGATGTAACGCCGTAATCTTTCAGTCCACAAGGAATAATACCCTTATAGTGGGAAAGATTCGGAGAGACATTAAGCGCTACGCCGTGATAAGTTACCCATTTTCTCAAGCGAATGCCAAAAGCTGCTATTTTTTCTTCTACTCCATTATTATTCACCCAGATACCTATTCTGTCTTCTTTGAATTCTCCAGATATGTTGAAGTGCTTTAAAACATTTATGATCCAATTAGCAAGATCTCTAATATATAGTTTTATGTCACATTTGTTTCTTTTTTTAAGGTTTAGCATTAAGTATATGATGCGCTGCCCTGGCCCGTGATATGTATATTTACCACCTCTGCCTGTTTTATGGACAGGAAACAATTTTTCAACAATATCATTATCTGTTGCACCGATTCCTGAAGTGTAAAGTGGAGGATGCTGGAGCAGCCATACTAGCTCGTCAGATAAATTATTGTAAATTTGTTGAATTTTTGCTTCCATGAATTCTACAGCATTGTTATAATCAATAAGTTGGTTAGATATTAGCCATTCTGTCATATTCAATTTCTTTTATTTAATTTTATAATACTTACTTGATTTTCAAGCAAGTTTAGGCTTTTGGTGAGCTTTTAAAGCTTACCGTATCAAGTCATGTAATTTTCATAACGAAAAAGGAAAGTATTTGCTACTGCTTGGTGGTGATAAAAGATTTGATATATGTTGCTGGATATGCTAGCATTATTAATAATCATTTAACATTTTTGTTAAAATTTCTTTGGTTAGGGGGTAATTATGCTAAATACAAATAATGAAGTAGGTAAGTTATGTATTACAGATCCAGAGTTTGAACAAAAAACTCTACTTCTTAAAAAACATTTCCACGATAGAACACTCCAGCCTATGAGCGAGTTTAAGAAAGTAGGGGAGAAGGAAGTAGGCTACAGCTCAGGATTTCAAGCAGAGCATCAATATGGTGAAAGTGATAAGGCAACTTTCATGATTAAGTCTGTTCTAAACCACACGCTTACAGAAAAGGAAAAACAGTCTAAGCTAGCACAATTCAAAGAATTCTTTTACAAAGGATCAAGAAAAGCTACAAAATTGGAAGCTCCTTATTTGCCAGACTTTGTGATAAACAAGCTTATTGATCGATCATGGCCGAAGGTAGAAAGGAATATATGTTATGATGACCTTAATATTGCTGATTTTATCAGGGAATATGTTGCTGGTGATTTATATAAGCTGTTTTTGCATGATAGAGCTCCAATTGTTGAATTGGTAACAAATAACGATTTGCCAGAAAAAAGATTTGTAAAGAACGAGGCACAGAGTAGTGAAAGCCACGAGAAATATGAGAAAGGGGAATATAAGTTTCAAGATCAATCTAAAGAATGCATTGAGCAAGAGAAAAGCCAGGATAAGCTTCATCTGAGATCAAAGTTTTTGGATAAGTTTATAACATTAATGGATCCTAAGGAAAAAGGTAAAAATTACCAAGATGCAAAAGGTTTTGAGAAAATATTAGCTGCACAAATATTGCTTGGAGAGAGTGATATATAACCAGGAAATTTTGGTGTAATAGAAAAAGAGTATGAGGATGCAAAAGGTGAAAAAGTAACAGAAAAACTCTGGGCAAAAATTGACCACGGTAGATCATTGTGTTTCAGCTTTAGTAATACCAAGGATTATTTACAAAACTTTTTTAATACTCTGTTCCAACTGAGAATATATGGCATAAAAATAGATCTAGAAAAGCTATCAAAAGAGTTAAAAGATTTTATTGACTACTATGATAAGAACAAAGAAGAATTTAAAGCTTTAATAGATAAAAAGGCAAATAGTTTAAATCATATATTGAATCCTAATATGCAGTTTGACCTTAGGTATATTGGACCCGGACTTAATGTTAGGAATTTTAAGTGCATGAATGGGGAGTTTAAAGCACAGGAGTTATGTTTTTTCTTTTTTTTAACTCCTACTCACAACTCTCCAAATGTTAGTTTGAGTGATTACTTTAAGCAAAACTTAGAAACCCAGGTTAAAATGGCAAGAAATCTTACTGGTCCATTGAAAGATCTTGCTGAATCGTGGAAAAATTTTGATAGAGCTGACAAGATTCATAGCTACATAACCAAACCTTCATTCTGTCTATTTGTTCCAACGTTAATAGCAGCTATATTTACAAGTGGAACTTTAGGCACAGCTTTTACTGTAGCTGCAGTGGTAACAGGAATGTGCATGCTTGTTGGAATAGTGACAGGCATTTATCTTAATGTTTATGCATACAATAGCTGCAATAGCAAAATTAATGATCCAAAAGTTGAGGAATTCCAAAGAGAGCCTCAGCTTTGTTAACAGAAGCGATACTTATGCCTACCTTGGAGGCATAAGTATTCTTTAATTATATTTCTTTATTAATGTAATGTTTTCTCTTATCATTTAGGTAGCTGGCCTTTACGGTGTCATCCTAGTGCCTTCTCTTTGTCACCCAAGTAGCACTTCGATGTCATCCCAGTGCTCAGACACTGGGATCCATTCTTCTTTTTTTCTGGTTACGCGCTGGCTTTGTGTTCGAGGCAAAGTTAGTTTAACATACTGTTTTCGAAATAAGTAGCTTTGTGTGTTGATTCTATTTTCCTAGATCCTAGTGTCAGCTACTCTAACATCCCAAATTAATTCTACCTTAAATTCAATTTTTCAGGAGGCACATATGAATTTTAACATTTTTCAAAAAAAGAAAAGCAGTGAATACTCTGCTTTGCAACTAATGATGGAACCAAGTTGGAGTAGGCGTGATTATGTAAGTTTTGCTGAGGAAGGTTACATAAAAAATGTTATTGCCTTTCGAGCAATTAATATGATTGCAAGTGCTGCATCTTCGGTACCTTTTACTCTCTGCCAGCTCACTGACCAGGGAAAATCGCAACTAAAAGCACATCCATTACTGAAGTTGCTTTATTCTCCTAATCCAATGACATCAAAATCGGAATTTATTGAGGGGATTGTAACTTATCGATTAGTTAACGGCAATTCTTATATATTGATGATTGAGCTGCAAAACAAACCAACAGAGCTTTATCTTCTGCGCCCCGATAGGGTTGAAATTGTTCCAGGGAGAAATAACATTCCTTATATCTATCGTTATACCGTAAATAACAACAGTTATGACTTTAAAGTTGATAAATTGACTGGGCGTTCAACAG is a window from the Wolbachia endosymbiont of Armadillidium arcangelii genome containing:
- a CDS encoding LD-carboxypeptidase: MYSFILYFLCLLLTNPANQVDIIAPSSKGKESDLPTIREYVKTLDFNPHISEKIYSNDNPFYSNSDEFRANDLVNALTDDSKIIWCIRGGEGASRLIPYLEKLPNDKKERIAQNKKILIGYSDITALHIYLQIKYDWQTLHGTMLEMIVNNSVAESSVEKLKELILKQCNSIRFDNLKMINNGVRLKNGKLESKIIGGNMTLVENSIGTAWQINAKNKILFLEDIRVYPYSIERSLDHLKQAHIFDGVDAVIFGDFVNCYNDTLVEIVKERFAKSVNFPVFTIKGVGHGHINDPLPFNTYTTISMQDEKEGLFFMDFTTVEK
- the lipB gene encoding lipoyl(octanoyl) transferase LipB, yielding MTEWLISNQLIDYNNAVEFMEAKIQQIYNNLSDELVWLLQHPPLYTSGIGATDNDIVEKLFPVHKTGRGGKYTYHGPGQRIIYLMLNLKKRNKCDIKLYIRDLANWIINVLKHFNISGEFKEDRIGIWVNNNGVEEKIAAFGIRLRKWVTYHGVALNVSPNLSHYKGIIPCGLKDYGVTSMEKLGVKVSLCELDDILKQEFHKIF